The proteins below come from a single Rhizobium tropici CIAT 899 genomic window:
- the pdxY gene encoding pyridoxal kinase PdxY, which translates to MSQVSAGAVIVISSHVVRGSVGNRAAVFALETLGHPVWALPTIVLPWHPGHGRSTRLTFNEADFDHAIDDLIASPWLSEVKAVLSGYFGNAAQAHAVARLVTALREKNPDILYACDPVIGDAGGLYVPQATAEAIRDHLIPLASLATPNRYELAWLAGAPLEDNNAIMEAALALGPSRMLVTSAVPMMAGGIGNLYLSGRNALLAEHRSVEGAPNGLGDLLSAVFLSRLLSGMDEERALQLTTASVFEVLARAVKRGSNELTLAVDSASLSTPMAMVQLRHLVHPAQRKKK; encoded by the coding sequence ATGTCGCAAGTGTCGGCCGGCGCCGTTATCGTCATTTCCAGCCATGTCGTTCGAGGGTCCGTCGGCAATCGCGCTGCAGTCTTTGCGCTGGAAACACTCGGCCATCCGGTCTGGGCGCTGCCGACCATCGTTCTGCCATGGCACCCCGGCCATGGCCGCTCGACGCGCCTGACCTTCAACGAAGCCGATTTTGACCATGCGATTGACGATCTCATCGCCTCACCCTGGCTTTCCGAGGTCAAGGCGGTGCTATCGGGCTACTTCGGCAACGCCGCCCAGGCGCATGCCGTCGCCCGGCTGGTGACGGCTCTGCGGGAGAAAAACCCGGATATTCTCTATGCCTGCGATCCCGTCATCGGCGATGCCGGCGGGCTCTATGTGCCGCAGGCGACAGCGGAAGCGATCCGCGACCACCTGATCCCGCTGGCGTCACTCGCGACACCGAACCGCTATGAGCTTGCCTGGCTGGCGGGAGCGCCGCTCGAGGATAACAACGCCATCATGGAGGCGGCGCTCGCGCTTGGACCGTCGCGCATGCTGGTGACGTCCGCCGTTCCGATGATGGCCGGGGGTATCGGGAACCTCTATCTCAGCGGCCGAAACGCGCTGCTTGCCGAGCATCGCAGCGTCGAAGGCGCACCGAATGGGCTCGGCGATCTCCTGTCTGCCGTCTTCCTGTCGCGGCTGCTTTCGGGGATGGATGAGGAGCGGGCATTGCAGCTGACGACAGCCAGCGTCTTCGAGGTGCTGGCACGGGCCGTCAAACGCGGCAGCAACGAGCTGACACTGGCTGTCGATTCCGCAAGCCTATCGACACCGATGGCGATGGTGCAGCTACGCCACCTCGTCCATCCTGCACAACGTAAGAAAAAGTAA
- a CDS encoding YggS family pyridoxal phosphate-dependent enzyme, with the protein MELQERLDEVRSHIAAAERQAGRAAGSVQLVAVSKTFDADQIRPAISAGQRVFGENRVQESQGKWPELKAETPEIELHLIGPLQSNKAADAVALFDVIETIDREKIARAIADEIKRQGKTIRLYVQVNTGLEPQKAGIAPDDTASFVDLCRKELGLSIEGLMCIPPADENPGPHFALLAKLAKQAGVEKLSMGMSSDYEIAVAFGATSVRVGSAIFGAR; encoded by the coding sequence ATGGAACTTCAAGAGCGCTTGGACGAAGTCCGTTCCCATATCGCGGCTGCCGAGCGTCAGGCCGGCCGAGCTGCCGGCTCTGTGCAGCTCGTTGCTGTTTCCAAGACCTTCGATGCCGATCAAATCCGCCCGGCGATTTCGGCCGGTCAACGGGTGTTTGGCGAAAACCGCGTGCAGGAGAGCCAGGGCAAGTGGCCGGAGCTGAAGGCCGAGACGCCCGAGATCGAGCTACATCTGATCGGGCCGCTGCAATCGAACAAGGCCGCAGACGCCGTGGCGCTGTTCGACGTGATCGAAACCATTGACCGGGAAAAGATCGCGCGGGCCATTGCCGATGAAATCAAGCGGCAGGGCAAGACCATTCGGCTCTACGTGCAGGTCAATACCGGGTTGGAGCCGCAAAAGGCAGGTATCGCGCCCGACGATACGGCCAGTTTCGTCGATCTCTGCCGTAAGGAGCTCGGGCTTTCCATAGAGGGTCTGATGTGCATCCCGCCGGCCGACGAAAATCCGGGGCCGCATTTTGCTCTGCTTGCCAAGCTTGCCAAGCAGGCCGGCGTCGAAAAGCTCTCGATGGGCATGTCGAGCGATTACGAAATTGCAGTTGCCTTCGGCGCGACCAGTGTTCGCGTCGGCTCGGCGATTTTCGGCGCGCGATAA